Proteins encoded by one window of Bacillus sp. DTU_2020_1000418_1_SI_GHA_SEK_038:
- a CDS encoding toxic anion resistance protein, with product MSEHNPSLLKNTSSTNLMDDLLSNPFGEKLELTSKSEPLKDKPVKLIDVIPEENRQKAYELAKQIDPTNHQAMISYGTPAQSKLLSFSNSMLEQVQKKDIGEVGEIISELMLKFNDVNPDDLKMEKSSFFARMFGRISSSIQETLSRYQKTGAQIDRISVKLERSKNILLSDVVMLEKLYENNKEYFHALNVYIAAGEIKLEELHEVTIPALKKAAEESNDQMKFQEVNDMIQFADRLDKRLYDLKLSREITIQSAPQIRLIQNTNQALVEKIQSSIMTAIPLWKNQVAIALTLIRQRHAVEAQKQVSKTTNELLLKNAEMLKTNTIETARENERGLVDIETLKKTQENLISTLEETLRIQEEGRHKRRLAEQELATMESDLRQKLLEIKG from the coding sequence ATGAGTGAGCACAATCCATCTCTTTTAAAAAACACAAGCAGTACAAATTTAATGGATGATCTGCTATCTAATCCATTTGGGGAAAAACTTGAGCTGACTAGCAAGAGTGAACCCCTAAAAGACAAACCTGTTAAGCTGATTGATGTGATTCCAGAAGAAAATAGACAAAAGGCATATGAGCTGGCCAAGCAAATTGATCCGACAAACCATCAGGCGATGATCTCGTACGGAACGCCTGCACAGTCAAAGCTTTTGTCCTTCTCCAACTCCATGCTTGAACAAGTCCAAAAAAAGGACATTGGGGAAGTAGGGGAAATCATTAGCGAATTAATGTTGAAATTTAATGATGTAAACCCAGATGATTTAAAAATGGAGAAATCATCTTTTTTTGCACGGATGTTTGGGCGAATATCTAGCTCAATTCAAGAGACTTTGTCCAGGTATCAAAAAACAGGTGCACAAATTGACAGGATTAGTGTAAAGCTTGAACGCAGCAAAAACATACTTCTATCGGATGTTGTCATGCTGGAAAAGCTTTATGAGAATAACAAGGAATATTTCCATGCCTTAAATGTTTATATTGCAGCGGGTGAAATTAAGCTGGAGGAATTACATGAAGTAACAATTCCAGCATTGAAGAAGGCAGCTGAAGAGTCGAACGATCAAATGAAATTCCAGGAAGTAAATGATATGATCCAGTTTGCTGACCGTCTGGATAAACGACTCTATGATTTAAAATTAAGCCGAGAAATCACGATTCAGAGTGCTCCGCAAATTCGACTCATTCAAAATACAAATCAGGCGCTTGTCGAAAAGATCCAATCATCCATAATGACTGCCATCCCGTTATGGAAGAACCAAGTAGCAATTGCGCTAACGCTCATTAGGCAGCGTCATGCGGTAGAAGCACAAAAACAGGTATCTAAGACAACAAATGAGCTCCTGCTGAAAAACGCTGAAATGTTAAAGACAAATACAATTGAAACTGCCAGAGAAAATGAACGCGGCCTTGTTGATATTGAAACATTAAAGAAAACCCAAGAAAATTTAATTTCTACACTGGAAGAGACTTTAAGGATCCAAGAAGAAGGAAGACACAAGCGTCGACTAGCAGAGCAGGAGCTGGCCACGATGGAAAGCGACTTAAGGCAAAAGCTGCTTGAAATTAAAGGGTAA
- a CDS encoding FAD-dependent oxidoreductase — translation MYDITIIGAGPAGGSAALFAAKAGKKVLVIDNDKSVTKRAWLENHYGVREISGPDLVEVGKKQAAKFGAEIVEASVENIEKSEAGFAVQTDNQTYESKHVILATGFLTDLAEKAGLKTTDGTEPRVKTIFDVDAAGKTNIDGIWAAGTAAGVSVHTIITAGDGAKVAINVISELNGERYVDHDVLK, via the coding sequence ATGTACGATATTACGATAATTGGAGCAGGGCCAGCAGGAGGAAGTGCGGCATTATTCGCTGCTAAAGCGGGAAAAAAGGTTTTAGTCATTGATAATGACAAAAGTGTAACGAAGCGCGCTTGGTTAGAGAACCACTATGGCGTGCGTGAGATTTCCGGTCCAGACTTAGTTGAGGTTGGGAAGAAGCAGGCTGCTAAATTCGGTGCTGAAATCGTGGAAGCATCCGTTGAAAATATTGAAAAGTCAGAGGCTGGATTCGCAGTTCAAACAGATAATCAAACATATGAATCTAAGCATGTAATCCTCGCAACAGGCTTTTTAACAGATCTTGCCGAAAAAGCGGGATTAAAAACAACTGATGGTACAGAACCGAGAGTTAAAACTATTTTTGATGTGGATGCCGCCGGAAAAACGAATATTGATGGAATATGGGCAGCAGGTACTGCTGCAGGGGTAAGCGTGCACACGATTATCACAGCAGGAGACGGTGCAAAAGTTGCCATTAATGTGATTAGTGAGTTAAATGGTGAACGCTATGTTGACCATGATGTTTTAAAATAA
- a CDS encoding 5-bromo-4-chloroindolyl phosphate hydrolysis family protein yields the protein MNQFLAFLLRMLIALPTSSSVWLLSYFAFNQTFWLSGAIGFGTGALAYLITGMIQKQRFLKRHHLTRKEYKFIKKNIDDAKRKISRLHKALFSIRHIPSLKQRMELMRTTRKIYRLTKKEPKRFYKAEQFYFSHLDSAVELSEKYVFLSAQPKKTYDLDQSLYETRRTLEQLTAMVEEDLYKVISDDIDQLNFEIDVAKHTIKTKKDSQIIDESRRLK from the coding sequence ATGAATCAATTTTTAGCATTTCTATTACGCATGTTAATTGCGCTTCCAACTTCGTCCAGTGTATGGCTGCTGAGCTATTTTGCCTTTAACCAAACTTTCTGGCTTTCAGGAGCCATTGGCTTTGGGACTGGTGCACTTGCTTATTTAATAACAGGCATGATACAAAAGCAAAGGTTCTTAAAACGCCATCATCTGACAAGGAAGGAATACAAATTTATTAAGAAAAACATCGATGATGCCAAACGAAAAATTTCCCGCTTGCATAAGGCGCTATTCTCGATTCGTCATATTCCTTCTTTGAAGCAAAGAATGGAGCTAATGCGAACAACGAGAAAAATATACAGGCTAACGAAAAAGGAGCCAAAACGTTTTTACAAAGCAGAACAATTTTATTTTTCCCATTTAGATTCAGCTGTAGAGCTTTCGGAGAAATATGTGTTTTTATCCGCCCAGCCGAAGAAAACATATGATCTTGACCAGTCACTTTATGAAACTCGCCGAACACTTGAGCAGTTAACGGCAATGGTGGAAGAGGATTTATACAAAGTCATTTCAGACGATATTGATCAGCTGAACTTCGAAATTGATGTTGCAAAGCATACGATAAAAACAAAAAAGGATTCACAAATTATCGATGAAAGCAGGAGATTAAAATGA
- a CDS encoding excisionase family DNA-binding protein, with translation MYLTIEETAEYLSVSITYVENLILQGKVRVLHDSEGAVLVYKDQFKTHFEQLEKYKNLVKELANEPIPEDRDIKDED, from the coding sequence GTGTATTTAACTATTGAGGAAACAGCTGAATATCTATCTGTGTCTATAACATATGTGGAGAACTTAATTTTACAAGGCAAGGTAAGAGTGCTGCATGATAGTGAGGGGGCCGTATTGGTCTACAAAGATCAGTTTAAGACACATTTTGAACAGCTGGAGAAATATAAAAATTTGGTAAAAGAATTAGCGAATGAACCAATTCCTGAGGATCGAGATATAAAGGATGAGGATTGA
- a CDS encoding PAS domain S-box protein: MNKKKLIILYIIISFIWIFGTNYLFSHFQPSHLIETIERIKELLYIFTTAWLFYYFIKKTEKLNNLEKEERRLSTLINSMVDFVNFKDGHGRWIEANEFGLKLFQLEDVDYKGKKDSELADYTEFYRDALIYCEVSDEEAWKNKGITRIEEVIPLPNGLQKTFDTIKVPLFHEDGSRKGLVIIGRDITERKLIENLLKRSRQKYKSLFEYNPDIVFMMNLNGVITNVNPQFKAVTGYDDEKVVGKKIKDSLTAEGYKTVKESISNILKGERVQKYELEIPHKNGETITIQFTNLPIIVNGEIEGIIGYGKDMTHIRQTEERLRQTEKLSVVGELAASVAHEIRNPLTSLIGFVQLLQKENEKDHLYHKIMLDELNRINYIAGELLLLAKPQQVQFTRADIHLILFEVISLLQSDANLYNVQIDYKSDGQEYMIDCEPNQLKQLFINIIKNAIEASSGKGTVSVYLKSKENNEVSIIIKDQGCGISEKRLEKIGEPFYSSKEKGTGLGLTVSFKIVQSHNGSIVFNSKINEGTEVLIKLPVTNDKKLD, from the coding sequence ATGAACAAAAAGAAACTCATTATCCTGTATATAATAATCAGTTTTATTTGGATTTTTGGCACCAACTATCTTTTTAGTCATTTTCAGCCTTCTCATCTTATAGAAACGATCGAAAGAATAAAAGAACTCCTTTATATTTTTACAACTGCCTGGCTATTTTATTATTTTATTAAAAAGACGGAAAAGCTAAACAATCTTGAGAAAGAAGAAAGGCGATTATCAACCCTTATCAACTCAATGGTGGACTTTGTAAATTTTAAGGATGGGCATGGTCGCTGGATCGAAGCCAATGAATTTGGTTTAAAATTATTTCAGCTTGAGGATGTAGATTACAAAGGAAAAAAGGACTCGGAACTAGCAGATTATACTGAGTTTTACCGGGACGCGTTAATCTACTGTGAGGTATCGGATGAAGAGGCCTGGAAGAATAAAGGGATCACACGTATTGAGGAAGTCATCCCTCTTCCGAATGGTCTGCAAAAAACGTTCGACACGATTAAAGTCCCTCTCTTTCATGAAGACGGCAGCCGCAAGGGGCTTGTCATTATCGGAAGGGATATAACTGAAAGAAAGCTCATTGAGAACCTTCTAAAAAGGAGCAGGCAAAAGTATAAATCGCTATTTGAATATAATCCTGATATTGTTTTTATGATGAATCTTAACGGCGTTATTACAAACGTCAATCCGCAATTTAAAGCCGTTACTGGTTATGATGATGAAAAGGTAGTAGGCAAAAAAATAAAGGACTCGCTGACAGCCGAAGGATATAAGACTGTCAAAGAATCGATTTCTAATATCCTTAAAGGAGAACGTGTTCAAAAATATGAGCTTGAGATACCTCATAAAAATGGTGAGACCATAACTATACAATTCACGAATCTGCCTATCATAGTAAATGGAGAAATTGAGGGGATTATTGGTTACGGAAAGGATATGACCCATATAAGGCAAACGGAAGAAAGACTAAGACAAACAGAAAAGCTGTCCGTTGTTGGTGAATTAGCTGCAAGTGTGGCTCATGAAATTCGTAATCCGCTTACCTCGCTCATCGGATTTGTTCAGCTGCTTCAGAAAGAGAATGAAAAAGATCATTTATATCATAAAATTATGCTTGACGAATTAAACCGAATTAATTATATAGCAGGAGAGTTGCTCCTATTGGCTAAGCCCCAGCAGGTCCAGTTTACACGTGCTGATATCCATCTCATTTTATTTGAGGTCATCTCATTGCTTCAATCTGATGCCAATTTATATAATGTCCAAATCGATTATAAATCAGATGGTCAGGAATATATGATAGACTGTGAACCGAATCAATTAAAACAGCTTTTTATCAATATAATCAAGAATGCAATTGAGGCATCTTCAGGCAAAGGAACAGTTTCCGTTTATTTAAAATCTAAGGAAAATAATGAGGTTTCCATTATTATTAAGGATCAAGGCTGTGGCATATCTGAAAAACGATTGGAAAAAATCGGGGAGCCGTTTTATTCTTCTAAAGAAAAAGGAACAGGATTAGGTCTGACTGTCAGCTTTAAGATCGTACAATCTCACAATGGTTCGATCGTTTTCAATAGTAAGATTAACGAAGGAACAGAGGTCCTGATCAAACTGCCAGTAACCAATGATAAAAAATTGGACTAA
- a CDS encoding M28 family peptidase: MRKPFLSVALATTLAFGAIGTQAVFAKPNEAGQAQSVKVFDHMVINKINAENIYQNIAHLSKTPRVAGTEAEDQAVQYIKEQFESYGYEVEIQPFTYYGYTPPSSIELSVNGYDGELRPSSFTYTVSGDVSGDLVYAGLGKKEELANTDLTGKIALIKRGDISFAEKVLNAAENGAAGVIIFNNTSGAVNGTLGEANDNYVPAVSLTQAEGEALLAKLNAGTELKANLKIEGARAGESLSHNVIATKKPTNKQKDTGKVIVVGAHHDSVAGAPGANDDASGTATTLELARVFKNVPTDTEIRFITFGAEELGLIGSTYYVNNLTDDEKERTIANFNLDMVGSRDAGDLVLLTLDGKPNLVTELAQASSTRLNGEPTPYGQGGRSDHVPFAEAGIPAALFIHSPTEPWYHTPEDSIDKISKEKLQDVAEIVGAAVYDLARFDNMGPKLKKGPKVKADKDQYHEQNIR; this comes from the coding sequence ATGAGAAAACCATTTTTATCTGTGGCATTAGCAACCACATTAGCCTTTGGTGCGATTGGAACTCAGGCTGTATTTGCTAAGCCGAATGAAGCAGGACAAGCTCAGTCAGTTAAAGTATTTGATCACATGGTCATCAATAAGATTAATGCAGAAAATATTTATCAAAATATTGCACATTTGTCCAAAACCCCACGTGTAGCAGGGACTGAGGCAGAGGATCAGGCAGTTCAGTATATTAAAGAACAATTTGAATCGTATGGATACGAAGTTGAAATTCAGCCGTTTACTTATTATGGCTACACTCCTCCAAGTTCGATTGAATTGAGCGTTAATGGCTATGATGGAGAGCTGAGACCAAGTTCCTTTACATACACAGTAAGCGGCGATGTTTCCGGTGATCTTGTTTATGCAGGCTTAGGGAAGAAAGAGGAGCTTGCCAATACAGATCTTACTGGAAAAATTGCACTCATCAAACGCGGAGATATTAGTTTTGCTGAAAAAGTGTTAAATGCGGCTGAAAACGGCGCTGCTGGGGTGATTATTTTTAACAATACGAGCGGCGCAGTAAACGGAACGCTTGGCGAAGCAAATGATAATTACGTTCCGGCTGTCTCTTTGACACAAGCGGAGGGCGAGGCGCTTCTTGCTAAGCTAAATGCAGGAACAGAATTAAAGGCAAACTTAAAAATTGAGGGTGCTAGAGCGGGAGAAAGTCTTTCCCATAACGTAATCGCTACTAAAAAGCCGACAAATAAACAAAAAGATACGGGTAAAGTTATTGTCGTTGGAGCTCATCACGATTCTGTTGCAGGTGCACCTGGTGCCAATGACGATGCCTCTGGAACGGCAACGACCCTTGAGCTTGCGCGTGTATTTAAAAACGTGCCGACTGACACAGAAATTCGATTTATTACATTCGGGGCGGAAGAGCTTGGACTAATTGGTTCAACCTACTATGTTAACAATCTAACAGATGATGAAAAAGAACGCACCATTGCTAACTTTAACCTTGATATGGTTGGAAGCAGAGATGCGGGAGATTTAGTCTTGCTTACTCTTGATGGGAAGCCTAACCTAGTGACTGAGCTTGCACAGGCTTCAAGCACAAGACTTAACGGAGAACCAACTCCATATGGCCAGGGCGGACGCAGTGATCATGTTCCATTTGCCGAAGCAGGAATCCCAGCAGCCTTATTCATTCACAGTCCAACTGAGCCTTGGTACCATACGCCTGAAGATTCTATTGATAAAATCAGTAAAGAAAAGCTTCAGGATGTTGCTGAGATTGTAGGGGCGGCAGTCTATGACCTAGCTCGCTTTGACAACATGGGGCCAAAGCTGAAAAAAGGTCCTAAAGTAAAAGCTGATAAAGATCAG